TTTCAAAAAAGAACTTTAACTTTATTGTTTTGAATTCTTTACAAGACAAGGGGGCAGGCTTTCGTTATGATACAAACCAGATTAAAATCTTACGTAAAGACGGAAGTATTTCGGAATTTCCTTTGAAAACAAAAACTGAAGTTGCAGCTGATATATTGGACGAGGTTTTAAAGCAATTAAAAACAATATGAGATATATAATTTTACTTCTTCTTATAAGCAATTTGTCATTTGCTCAAGAGATCAAATGCGATGTTGAAATAAACACCTCGGCATTGAAATCATCTCAAAATAGCGATCCTCAAGTAATTGCTGAACTGAAATCAGCAATTTCAAACTTCATGAATAACCAAAGGTGGACAAATGATATTTTTGGAGAGAAAGAAAAAATTAAATGTAAGCTGAGTGTCAATTTAATGAGCTCGCCGAAACAAAATGTTTTTCAAGGAAATGCTCAATTTCAGGTTGTAAGGCCTGTTTATGGAACAGATTATGAAACGGTTGTATTTCAATACATAGACAACAGTTTCAATATTTCCTTTGAGCCATCCGAAAGGCAAATGGTATTTAATGAACAAGGTTATACCAATAATTTGACTTCCATTTTGGCATTTTATTCTTTAATGGCACTTACTTTTGATTATGATTCATTCGCTAAGTTAGGAGGTAATGATTTTGTCCAACGTGCGTATAATATTGTAAACTTAGCGTCAAGTGGTGACGAAGGTTGGGCTCAAAAAGGAAGTTCAAGAAACAGGTATTGGTTGGTCGAAAATTTACAAAATCAACAATTAAGAAGATTTAGAGAAGGTTTTTATAGTTATCATAGACTCGTTCTCGACGACTTTGGAAGAGATCAAGAAAAGGCTAGGGGTGAAGTTCTAAAGTTCTTAGAAGTTGTTCAAAACATCATGGTATTGCAAACGACCTCTGTTTTAGTCAATACTTTCTTCGATGCAAAAGCTCTTGAAATTGTAAATATATTCTCCCAAGGAAGTCCACAGGAAAAGCAAAAAGCGTTTTTACTGCTGAGTACATTGGATCCTGACAAAACCGAAGTATATCGTAAAATTGTAATCTAAATTATGTCAAAAATTGCTCTAATCACAGGTGCTTCTTCCGGAATTGGATGGGCTACCGCTCAAGCTTTTGCTCAAAAAGGAATAAACCTTGTCTTATGTGGTCGTAGAAAAGAGAAGCTAGAAGCTCTAAAGAATGAGCTAAGTTCCAAAGTCTCATGTCAAATTTTAGTTTTTGATGTAGCCAATAAAGACGAAGTTCAAAATGCAATTAACACCATAGATAAGATTGATATTTTGGTAAACAATGCCGGAAATGCACATGGATTTAGTTCAGTAGACGCTGGTAATTTATCGGATTACGATGCCATGATCGATAGTAATGTAAAAGGGCTTCTTTATGTGTCAAAAGCTGTTTTGCCCAAAATGGTTTCACAAAAAAGTGGGCATGTAATCAATATCAGTTCTGTAGCAGGAAAGCAAACTTATGCCAATGGTACTGTATATTGTGCGACCAAAAAAGCGGTGGAAGCTATCTCCGAAGGCATGCGTCTAGATTTAACACAACACGGAATAAAAGTGACTAATATCGCTCCGGGGGCTGTGGAAACCGAGTTTAGCGAAGTCAGATTCAAAGGTGACAAGGATAGAGCGAAAAAGGTCTATGAAGGATTTGAGCCTCTTTTGGCGAAAGACATTGCAGATGCAATTAGCTATGCAGTTTCGGTCCCTGACCATGTTACAATTGCTGATATGACAATTTATGCCAAAGCTCAATCAGCCCCTACTACCGTGTACAAAAAATAAAGAGTCCTTGTATTTAGAATGGTTTTAAGTAAATTCATTCCTTTGCAACCCCAAACAAAAATATAAATGGCAAAAAAGAATTTGAATTCAAAAATGAGATCGCTTCACCGTGACTTGGGTTTCTTTTTAGTAGGTATCATGGCAATGTATGCGATCAGCGGAATTGTTCTGGTTTTTAGAAACACCGATTTTTTGAAAACTGAAGAAGTAATTGAAAAAACAATTAAGCCAAACCTTTCTATTGAGGATTTAGGAAAGGAAATAAAACAGAAAAACTTAAAAGCTGATCTTAATGGAAGCGAGTTGGTTTTTAAAGGAGGTAAGTATAATGTAGAAACTGGGGCGGTTAGTTTTACTACAAAAGAGCTTCCTTTTATTCTTGATAAAATGACTCACCTACACAAAGCCAATACCGACTCTCCCGTTTATTTCTTAAATATATTCTTTGGCTTTTCACTACTATTCTTTGTAGTATCAGCCTTTTGGATGTATACCCCAAAAATGCCTTTATTTAAGAAAGGAATGTACTTTGTGGCTGCAGGAGCAATTCTAACAGTTGTTTTAATTTTTGTGTAAATACTAAAAACTTAAAATATATAGGCTTGGAGTATTAGATACTTCAAGCCTTTTTTGTGTCAAGAATTAAGGGTTAAATTCTCTTCCCTAAACTCCAAAATATCCCCTGGCTGACATTCTAAAACTTTACAAATAGCCTCCAATGTACTAAACCGAATTGCTTTAGCTTTTCCCGTTTTTAAAATAGATAAGTTTGAGAGTGTTATTTCAACTCTTTCGGAAAGTTCGTTAAGCGACATTTTTCGCTTTGCCATCATCACATCTAAGTTTACTATTATTGCCATAATTTTAAACTGTTAGATCATTTTCGGTCTGTAGAGCAATTCCTTTTTGATAGACCAGAGCAATGATATAGATAACTCCAGCAAAAAATATAAATTCGGCAGCTCCTTCAAAGTAATCACCTATGCTACTGACCTCGTATCCTTCCCTCTGTAATCTCTTCATGAAAGCCCTTGATATATAATTGAAGAAGCCGATTGACAATGCCACACTACTAACCTTGGCAATATAAGAGCCAATTTCTTTGCTAAATGGTAGAACTAGGTCGAGCGTTAGGAAAACCTTAATCACCCAATAACATAAATAGGCTCTCAGGCCCGATACAAAAATTGCCAATGAGGTGAGACAGACAAAATACCATTTGTTACTATTATAGAGCTCGGATAAATCAAGTCCCAAATAAAGATCTTTGGCACTCACGGAATTTACAAAAAGGCTAATACCCGTTGTAAATAAAAGAATCCCGGTTTTGATACAGAGACCAATAAAGAAAACCCATGAAAGGCCTTTCATTATAAGAAAGATAGTGTTTGTATACGGTTTCATTCTTGTTTGATTTTAAATTGATTGTGCAAATAAGAATAAAAAAATATTGATAAACAATAAAAATATAATTAATTATAATAAATATGATCGTCACTTGTTTAAGGTGCATATTGTCAAAGTGAGCTTAATATCACACGATTTATTATAATATATGAGGGTGTTAAGGCAAAAGTGCTTTTTTATCAAAGTGGAAGCTAAACGTGCACTTTGGCATTTCACCCAAAATAAATAGGAATGAAATTGAATAGCTTTTAAATTTGAAGCAAACTCCTAATTTATGATTTCAGTAGATAGAATTAAGTCATTAGCAGCTCAAAATGCAGATAAAATCGTGGCAACGCGACGTCATTTGCATGCAAATCCAGAGTTGTCTTTTGAAGAACACGAAACTGCTAAATTCATTGCTGATGAGTTGCGGTCAATGGGGCTGGACCCGCAAGAGGGTGTTGCCGGAACCGGTGTTGTAGCATTGGTCGAAGGGAAAAATCCCGGGAAGAAAATTATTGGTCTAAGAGCAGACATGGATGCCTTGCCCATAGTTGAGTCTAATGACATACCTTATAAATCTACTAAACCTGGTATCATGCATGCCTGCGGTCACGATGTTCATACCAGTAGTTTGTTGGGTTGTGCCATGATCCTTTCAGAATTGAAAGATGAATTTGAAGGTACAGTAAAACTTGTATTTCAACCTGCTGAGGAAAAAGCACCTGGAGGAGCATCTATTATGATCAAAGAAGGTGTGCTGCAAAACCCTTCAGTTAATGGAATGATAGGTCAACATGTTGCTCCTAATATAGAAGTTGGTAAAATTGGTTTCCGCGAAGGCATGTATATGGCAAGTACGGACGAAATCTACATGACTATTCATGGAAAAGGTGGACATGGGGCTGCTCCACATCAGTGCGTGGATCCTATAGTAGTTGCATCTCATATTATAATTGGTTTGCAGCAAATTGTTTCTCGAAATCGGAATCCTACCAACCCGTCAGTTCTTACTTTTGGTAGAATAGAAGGTCTTGGTGCTACTAACGTAATTCCAAACGAGGTAAAAATAGAAGGTACTTTTCGTAACATGGACGAAGAGTGGCGTGCAGAAGGCTTAACCAAGATGCAAAAAATGGCAGAAGGCATTGCAGATGCAATGGGAGCGAGATGCGAATTTTACATTGAACATGGTTATCCTTTTCTTAAAAATCATCCTGAACTAACTCGCAAGATTCGCTCTTTTACGGAGACGTATATGGGTATTGAGAACGTAGTTGATTTAGACCTATGGATGGCAGGGGAAGACTTTGCGTATTACTCTCAAGTGGTAGATTCTTGTTTCTATAGGTTAGGAACAAGGAATGAGTCTAAAGGCATAATATCCGGAGTTCATACACCTACTTTCAATATAGATGAGGGAGCTTTAGAAATTGGCATGGGGTTGATGGCTTGGAATGCAATCAACGAACTAACCGTTTAATAGACTTAATACAAGAATTTTGGCAATTTAAATTGCTGGCATTAATATTGAGCTATTCAACGAAAGTTCACACAAATGCATTATCTTATTATTTCACTAAGCGTAGTCGCTTTTGGGACTATCTTTGGTTGGTTTAAGTTTTCCAGCACAATTTTTATTGTAATGCGAGACAATACCCAATCGGTTTTGCTTAAGACGCTTTTGGTATTGAGTTACGCGTACCCTTTTTTATTGGCCTTTTCAGTATACCAAAGTTGGGGAGACATGGAAAACGGTAATTATAGGGAAGCAATTTACTATTGCCTCACGCCATTAACAGTCTTTATTTTCGGTTGGCTTTCCACCAAGTTTCTTTTAAAGAAAAATAGGTAGTTACTTAATTAAGTTCAAACGAATACCAACTGATGCTGTTGGATGGAAAAACAACGGACGAGGAATCGCTTCCATGTATGTTCCCACATCTATAAAAAAGCCTAACTCATTGCCGGGTAAGTCAAATTCAACTCCCGCAGCAGCTGCTGGCCCAAGTGAAAGTTTTCGCTCTTTATTGTCTCTTTGCCCGATTCTATCATCAGGATAATGATTCCTTGAGTTTACTTGTCCACCAAAACCATAGTACACATGAAGTTGATCTCTTTTAAGTAAACTTTTGTGCCATGAGTAAATACCCTGAAACATAAATCCAGCTCCGTTGTATTCACCTTTTAGGTACTCTCTTTGGCTACCATATAGCAATCCGTAAGTTCCAATATTGACATCAAAAGCTTTATCACCGTATTGAAAATACTTTCGGATATTGAGACCTAAAGGCTCACCAACTCTTAAACCTAGTGCAAAGTTGGAATCATATTGTGCGTAAGAACCTAAAGCACTGAATACTAGAAATCCTATTAAAATACTCTTTCTCATAAATTGTTTTTAGTTAAGACAACCTCAATCTATTATTCCACTACTTGGGCGGCAGTCAAAATGTAGTTGAGTTCGTTGATATCGTCTTTGTTTAATACTAAGGTGCCTTTTAAGGTAACACGATCGTCAGTATTGAAACGCTTAGTAGCCTTATTAAATTTGACAGACATGACAGATTCTGGTCCAGCTTGACCACAAAAGAAACACGAACTGTACGGATTTGCAGACAATACATAATAATTGGCATCTATATCCACTGGGATCATATAGCCTGTAATCACGATTTGTTTATTCTTAATTTTATTTACCTTTTCACCGAAAGCCGGTTCCAAAATGAACATAGCTTCATCTTTGTTCCATTTTTTATTGAAAGTAACGTCTCTCAACATTTCCCAAGTTACTTTTTGAGGTTCTTCAAAGTTAAATGAAGTAATCAAAAATGATAATGTGAAAAGTGAAACAAACAAGGCTAATTTATTTTTCATTTTTACTCTGTTGCTAAGGTTTTGGATAAGTTCAAACCGTATACTTTTATCGCTGGCAATGCCGCGGCGAAAATACTAATTAATAACGCTAAAAACAGCAAATAGATTTCTGAATTGCTCAAATTCAACCAACCTACTGCAAGAATTAACTTTTCTTTAAGGAATACGCTTGCTACGAAAAGCATAAATTTTGAAATAAAAATTCCTAAAATGTAACCTAAAAACCCCAATACTAGTCCTTGACCAACAAACTGAGTGAATAGTTGCCACCTATTTGCTCCAAGTGAAATCATAAGTGCGATTTCTCCCTTGCCTTCTTTAATCGTATTGTAAATGGAAATAAATACGCTTACAGCACTTATTAGAATAATTAAAAAGGCTAAATACTTCGCCAAGCTAAGCCCACTTCCAAATAGTTGAAGCAACCTATCAATTTCAATACTAGGTAATGCTGCTTGCATGCTTGTGTTTTCGTTGATGTTCCTAGGTATGGTCATTAATCCCATAGGAGAGCGAAACTTGACCAATGCCGCAGTAACAGCTAAATTCTCTGGCTTGTCTAAATCCTGATGATGAACTTCCCAAACACTTTGTAATGACGTAATAATCAATCTATCCAACGGCGAGCCATTTGCATCAAGTATGCCCACAACCGTGAAGTGGTCATGATCTTCATGAGCCTCTCCGGCAGCATCGAGTCCATGTGTACTTTCAAATTCGGCACCAATCTTTAATCCTAAGTCATTGGCAACACTCGCTCCAATCACAACTTCTAAGGGTTTTTGAAAGCTTAAGCCTGACTTGATTTTTCCTTCAAAATGCTCGATATATGAGTTTTGAGTTCCAATTATTCGGAAACCTTTATAGTTATCTCCCATTGAAATAGGAATCACTTTTTTTACTTGCGAGTTAGTTTTTAGGGCGTTTACTTCGGCCAACGGCACATTCCCTGTAGGGTTATCTATCTGAAAAACACTGGAGAGTATTAATTGTAAGGGACTTCCTTTGGCTCCAACTACCATATCGATACCACGAATGTTTTTGGTAAATGCACCGTCCATTTGCTTTTCTAAACTTAGCAAAAGTGCAATGATAGAAATTCCAAAAGCCATCAAAAGGACACATAAAAAGCTGTTCAGCTTTTTATACATCACTTTTGCCCATATTATTTTAAGCCACATCATTGTAATATTAATTGGTTAGGGATCAAAGTTTTTAGCCTTGTGTCGTGTGTCACAATTACGAGCGTTGCTTTGCTTTCAATTGAGAGCTCTTGCAGTGAATTAAACACTTTTTCGCAATTGTCATCATCTAGGTTTGAAGTAGGTTCGTCGGCAAAAATCAACTTTGGTTTGTTTACTATGGCTCTCAATATGCTAAGCCTTTGCTGTTCACCACCACTTAGTTCGTCAGGTTTTTTGTTTAAAAGCTGATCAACTCCAAGTTTTTTAGCAAAATAAGATGCATTAGTTAAGTCGAATTTTTCGTTCTGAAAATAGGGACTTAGTTTGAGGTTGTCCATCGCGTTGAGTGACCTCACAAAATATGGTTTTTGATGGATTACACTTATGTTTTGGGCCCTGAAATCGTGAATATTTTTGCTAGTTTCTGCTTCTATGTTTTTGTCCAAAATAGTCAATGTGCCATTTTGTAGGGGTAGCAACAGGGATAGTAAATGTATAAATGTAGTTTTTCCCGAGCCCGAGTTACCAAGTATTAGAAATGTCTCTCCTTGCTTTAGTTCAAAGTCAGGAAAAGAAAGAAGTTTTTCTGAATTTGGATACTGATAGGATAAATTACGACTGGATAGAAACATAGATTTTGGTTTGTGACTAATACGTAGGTCAAAGAAAGGCTTTTGCACTTGTTTTTTCAATTTTTTGCAATCAATTCTTAAAGATTCTTGTTCCCCGTTTAGAAAATAAAAGTTTTAATTTAATTCTTAAAAATATGTCTATTAGATTAGGTGATATCGCACCAGATTTTTCAGCAGAAACAACACAAGGCCATATTAATTTTCATGAGTGGCTTGGAGATAGCTGGGGTATGTTATTCTCGCATCCAGCTGATTTTACACCAGTATGTACTACTGAGCTTGGTAAAACTGCCTTACTTAAAGGGGAGTTTGAAAAGAAAGGAGTTAAAGTAATTGCAGTATCGGTTGATAGCTTAGAATCTCACAATAAATGGGTTCCAGATATTGAAGAAATCAATGAGGTAAAAATGAACTTCCCTATCATTGCTGATCCAGATAAAAAAGTGGCAGAATTATACGATATGATTCACCCTAATGCATCGGTAAAAGCAACTGTAAGAAGTGTGTTTATCATTGGACCAGATAAGCAAGTGAAATTGACATTGACTTATCCTGCTAGTACTGGAAGAAATTTCCAAGAATTGCTAAGGGTAATTGATAGCCTGCAATTAACAGCAAATTATTCAGTTGCTACCCCTGCGGATTGGCAAGATGGAGACGACGCTATCGTAGTTCCTTCAATTTCTACTGAAGATGCGAAGGTTAAATTTCCAAAAGGCGTTACGGAGTTAAAGCCATATTTGCGTTACACACCGCAACCAAACAAATAATTTAGTATTATTTGTAGAATGAACCGAAGTCTTAAAAGATTTCGGTTTTTTTATACTTGGATATGCGATTATAAGGTTTATTTTTGTATATACTTTTTGAGAGTGGTAAAAAGAAGAAACTATATTACTTGGTACGATAAGCTACTGAACAAGCTATTTACATGGCAGTTTGGAGCTATTGCCTTGTTTGCTGGTGTACTAGCAGCCCTGCCTTCTGGTGTAACTGACGGTAAGCTCAAAGTATTGCCTGCCAAAATCGAGGTGGAGATCCCCATGAAGTTTGGAACACATGGAATTGATATTTCGCATCACAATGGAGATATTGATTGGGATCAAGTGTCATCTTATAATGCCCATCACTCTGCAGTTAAGTTTTGTTTTGTAAAATCAACAGAAGGAACTGATCATGTAGACCACCGTTTTGAGGAGCATTGGGCTGAGCTCAGAGAAAGAAATATTGTAAGGGGAGCATATCACTTTTTTAATGTCAAATCCGACCCTCGCTTGCAAGCACTCAATTTTCTATTACAAGTAAAATTAGAGTCAGGAGATTTACCACCAGTAATTGATTTTGAAAATGGTGTAAGCGGCCTTAGAAACAAATTAAAGCTTGCTGAAAATATCAAAATCTTTATTGATCTAATTGAAAAACACTATGGTGTAAAACCTATAATTTATACCAATAAGTACCTCTATAAAGAGTACATACAAGACAATTACAAGGATTATCCTGTATGGATATCACAATACAATACCAGTACATTGGATGGATACCACGACGATCACTTAGCTTTTTGGCAATATAGCATGAGAGGTAAAGTAGAAGGCATAAATGCCGATGTGGATTTCAATGTATTTCTCGGTGAAGAAACCGATTTTCAAAAACTTTTGCTTCCATAAATTCCAACTATTTCTTAAAAATGCTTCCAAACGTTAGTTTTGATCAAACAACTGCTTTCCGTAAGTTAAAATCACATCAAAAAACAATTTCAAAGAAAACGATTAAAGAACTTTTCGCAGAAGATCCAAAGCGATTCAAAAAGTTCTCTATTCAATTCCAAGATATTCTTGTTGACTATTCTAAGAATAGGATCAACGGGCGTACTATGAAAGCTCTTGTGCAATTGGCAGAAGAATGTGGTCTTCCAGCTGCGATAGATGCAATGTACGCTGGTGAAGAAATAAATGTAACTGAAGGAAGAGCCGTTTTACATACAGCCTTGAGAAATCAAAGCGATAGACCAATCTTGGTCGACGGTAAAGATGTAATGCCGGATGTTCGTGCTGTATTAGACAAAATGAAACGTTTCTCTGACCAAGTAAGGAATGGTGAATGGAAAGGATATACTGGTAAATCCATTACGGATATTGTTAATGTTGGTATTGGTGGTTCTGATTTAGGTCCTGTAATGGTTACAGAAGCTTTAAAGCCATACCAAAAGAAAGGGTTGAATTTACATTTTGTTTCTAATGTGGATGCTACACATATAATAGAAACCTTAAAGGGATTGAATCCAGAAACAACACTTTTCTTAATAGCTTCAAAAACGTTTACTACTCAGGAAACAATGACAAATGCTGGTTCTGCGAAGAATTGGTTTTTGGAAACTGCCATTGATGGAGAACATGTGAAAAAGCACTTTGTGGCTATTTCGACTAATACAGAAGGTGTTGCGTCTTTTGGTATTGACACTGCAAATATGTTTGGTTTTTGGGATTGGGTAGGAGGAAGATACAGTCTTTGGAGTGCCATAGGTTTGTCTATTGCCTGTGGTATTGGATATAATAACTTTGCAGAACTGCTCAAAGGTGCTTTTGAAATGGACGAACATTTTAGAACCACAAAACTTGAAAGAAACATTCCTGTAATTTTAGGATTGTTGGGTATCTGGTATAATAACTTTTATGGGGCGTCTTCACACGCTATTCTTCCGTATGATCAATATATGCATCGTTTTGCCGCTTATTTCCAACAAGGTGATATGGAGTCAAACGGTAAGTATGTAGATAGGAACGGTAATAAGGTGAATTATGAAACTGGGCCAATTATATGGGGAGAGCCAGGGACAAATGGTCAGCACGCCTTTTATCAATTGATACATCAAGGCACAAAGCTTATTCCTTGTGACTTTATAGCACATGCACAAAGCTTCAATGACATAGGACAACATCATCAAATGCTTCTTGCCAATTTCTTTGCACAAACCGAGGCACTCATGAATGGTAAATCTGAAGAAGAGGTTGAAGGCGAAATGAAAGCTGCTGGAATGAACCTTGCTGATATTGAGAAATTAAAAAACTTCAAAGTGTTTGAAGGTAATAGGCCAACCAATTCTATTTTGGTTAAAAAGCTAAAGCCTAAAACCCTCGGTACTCTACTTGCCATGTATGAGCACAAGATATTCGTTCAGGGAATAATCTGGAATATTTACAGCTTTGATCAGTGGGGAGTAGAGCTAGGTAAGCAACTTGCCAAAGCTATACTTCCTGAATTGGCGAGTGACGAAGAGGTTTCAAGCCACGACGGATCTACAAATGGTTTGATTAATTCTTACAAAAAGTGGAGAGTATAGCTTAATCGCACGCTCGCAATTGTTTACAGTAATAATTGTACGAATAGAAATTTCAATAAATTTTGAAACAATTAAATTTATTAGATATTTCGTAATTTTCTTTGGAAATATAAATTCAATAAATTAAGTTTGAACATCATTTAGATTTCAAGGCGACAAACTGCTTTAAAATTCGAAAATGGTGAGTGAACCAAGAAATGGACTTACGTGCTTTTAAAAAATTAGATACGACTTACAGTGCTTACATTTATGTTTTCCTGATTGCAATTTTGGTCCCAAGTGTTTCTTCATTTGGGACTTCAATGCATCCTATTAAAAAAGCTACTAGCGAAGTCAGGTTTGCAGATGTTGTGTTTCAGTTTAATGATGCAACCAAGCAGATCTTTGAACAAGAGGTAGCGATTTTAGAAAGGAGTGAAGAGGCTAAACAGCAAAATTTAAGTTACCTGTCTACTTATTTGCCCGAAGTGGAGCCCTTGTTAAGAGACGCTGCCATACCGGACGACTACAAGTATCTTGTCATTTATAATAAGTATCAAAAGTCGATCTCTAGAAGTTCATTATTAGAATTGGGAGTTTTTTGGTGTATGGATGAGCTTAAAGCCACCGATGTCAATCTCACAATGAACAAGTATATAGACGAGCGAAAGCATCTCTATGCAGCTAGCGAAGGGGCAATGGTTTGCCTGCGACGTAATCAAGTTCTTTACAATAATTGGGGAAGTACACTTTTTGCACATTTGGCAGATAGATCTGTTTTGGATGTATTGGAAGTAAGAAAAAGGTGGAATGAGAATAAATATATTTTGCTCGATAGTCCAGCTTACGCATCGGTAATTCAGTTTTTAGCCTATAAGAAGGTAATGGAACAAAACCTGCAATCTTACAAACCGGTAGAGCAAATGATCGTTTATAAGTA
This portion of the Spirosomataceae bacterium TFI 002 genome encodes:
- a CDS encoding Alkyl hydroperoxide reductase subunit AhpC (peroxiredoxin), which codes for MSIRLGDIAPDFSAETTQGHINFHEWLGDSWGMLFSHPADFTPVCTTELGKTALLKGEFEKKGVKVIAVSVDSLESHNKWVPDIEEINEVKMNFPIIADPDKKVAELYDMIHPNASVKATVRSVFIIGPDKQVKLTLTYPASTGRNFQELLRVIDSLQLTANYSVATPADWQDGDDAIVVPSISTEDAKVKFPKGVTELKPYLRYTPQPNK
- a CDS encoding putative transcriptional regulator codes for the protein MAIIVNLDVMMAKRKMSLNELSERVEITLSNLSILKTGKAKAIRFSTLEAICKVLECQPGDILEFREENLTLNS
- a CDS encoding putative ABC transport system permease protein, which produces MMWLKIIWAKVMYKKLNSFLCVLLMAFGISIIALLLSLEKQMDGAFTKNIRGIDMVVGAKGSPLQLILSSVFQIDNPTGNVPLAEVNALKTNSQVKKVIPISMGDNYKGFRIIGTQNSYIEHFEGKIKSGLSFQKPLEVVIGASVANDLGLKIGAEFESTHGLDAAGEAHEDHDHFTVVGILDANGSPLDRLIITSLQSVWEVHHQDLDKPENLAVTAALVKFRSPMGLMTIPRNINENTSMQAALPSIEIDRLLQLFGSGLSLAKYLAFLIILISAVSVFISIYNTIKEGKGEIALMISLGANRWQLFTQFVGQGLVLGFLGYILGIFISKFMLFVASVFLKEKLILAVGWLNLSNSEIYLLFLALLISIFAAALPAIKVYGLNLSKTLATE
- a CDS encoding amidohydrolase, whose translation is MISVDRIKSLAAQNADKIVATRRHLHANPELSFEEHETAKFIADELRSMGLDPQEGVAGTGVVALVEGKNPGKKIIGLRADMDALPIVESNDIPYKSTKPGIMHACGHDVHTSSLLGCAMILSELKDEFEGTVKLVFQPAEEKAPGGASIMIKEGVLQNPSVNGMIGQHVAPNIEVGKIGFREGMYMASTDEIYMTIHGKGGHGAAPHQCVDPIVVASHIIIGLQQIVSRNRNPTNPSVLTFGRIEGLGATNVIPNEVKIEGTFRNMDEEWRAEGLTKMQKMAEGIADAMGARCEFYIEHGYPFLKNHPELTRKIRSFTETYMGIENVVDLDLWMAGEDFAYYSQVVDSCFYRLGTRNESKGIISGVHTPTFNIDEGALEIGMGLMAWNAINELTV
- a CDS encoding NADP-dependent 3-hydroxy acid dehydrogenase YdfG; amino-acid sequence: MSKIALITGASSGIGWATAQAFAQKGINLVLCGRRKEKLEALKNELSSKVSCQILVFDVANKDEVQNAINTIDKIDILVNNAGNAHGFSSVDAGNLSDYDAMIDSNVKGLLYVSKAVLPKMVSQKSGHVINISSVAGKQTYANGTVYCATKKAVEAISEGMRLDLTQHGIKVTNIAPGAVETEFSEVRFKGDKDRAKKVYEGFEPLLAKDIADAISYAVSVPDHVTIADMTIYAKAQSAPTTVYKK
- a CDS encoding lysozyme translates to MNRSLKRFRFFYTWICDYKVYFCIYFLRVVKRRNYITWYDKLLNKLFTWQFGAIALFAGVLAALPSGVTDGKLKVLPAKIEVEIPMKFGTHGIDISHHNGDIDWDQVSSYNAHHSAVKFCFVKSTEGTDHVDHRFEEHWAELRERNIVRGAYHFFNVKSDPRLQALNFLLQVKLESGDLPPVIDFENGVSGLRNKLKLAENIKIFIDLIEKHYGVKPIIYTNKYLYKEYIQDNYKDYPVWISQYNTSTLDGYHDDHLAFWQYSMRGKVEGINADVDFNVFLGEETDFQKLLLP
- a CDS encoding glucose-6-phosphate isomerase, producing MLPNVSFDQTTAFRKLKSHQKTISKKTIKELFAEDPKRFKKFSIQFQDILVDYSKNRINGRTMKALVQLAEECGLPAAIDAMYAGEEINVTEGRAVLHTALRNQSDRPILVDGKDVMPDVRAVLDKMKRFSDQVRNGEWKGYTGKSITDIVNVGIGGSDLGPVMVTEALKPYQKKGLNLHFVSNVDATHIIETLKGLNPETTLFLIASKTFTTQETMTNAGSAKNWFLETAIDGEHVKKHFVAISTNTEGVASFGIDTANMFGFWDWVGGRYSLWSAIGLSIACGIGYNNFAELLKGAFEMDEHFRTTKLERNIPVILGLLGIWYNNFYGASSHAILPYDQYMHRFAAYFQQGDMESNGKYVDRNGNKVNYETGPIIWGEPGTNGQHAFYQLIHQGTKLIPCDFIAHAQSFNDIGQHHQMLLANFFAQTEALMNGKSEEEVEGEMKAAGMNLADIEKLKNFKVFEGNRPTNSILVKKLKPKTLGTLLAMYEHKIFVQGIIWNIYSFDQWGVELGKQLAKAILPELASDEEVSSHDGSTNGLINSYKKWRV
- a CDS encoding putative ABC transport system ATP-binding protein — its product is MQKPFFDLRISHKPKSMFLSSRNLSYQYPNSEKLLSFPDFELKQGETFLILGNSGSGKTTFIHLLSLLLPLQNGTLTILDKNIEAETSKNIHDFRAQNISVIHQKPYFVRSLNAMDNLKLSPYFQNEKFDLTNASYFAKKLGVDQLLNKKPDELSGGEQQRLSILRAIVNKPKLIFADEPTSNLDDDNCEKVFNSLQELSIESKATLVIVTHDTRLKTLIPNQLILQ
- a CDS encoding PepSY-associated TM region encodes the protein MAKKNLNSKMRSLHRDLGFFLVGIMAMYAISGIVLVFRNTDFLKTEEVIEKTIKPNLSIEDLGKEIKQKNLKADLNGSELVFKGGKYNVETGAVSFTTKELPFILDKMTHLHKANTDSPVYFLNIFFGFSLLFFVVSAFWMYTPKMPLFKKGMYFVAAGAILTVVLIFV